A window from Centropristis striata isolate RG_2023a ecotype Rhode Island chromosome 4, C.striata_1.0, whole genome shotgun sequence encodes these proteins:
- the zbtb16b gene encoding zinc finger and BTB domain-containing protein 16-A: MGVLQLHNPTHPSTLLQRANQMRLTGTLCDVIITVDGQEFPAHRTVLACTSKMFEILFHRSSLRYALDFLSPKTFQQILEYAYTASLQATAEDLDDLLYAAEILEIEYLEEQCLKVLETIQAEETEEVATRTHSSGDHSDHSRARHWRHMLMSKKHSIQDGPNRITPTALHHLALYHMTEGGSPGPESEAPPKLSPKMDTEVDMENSQQPQRHSAELSQASSLDPGRSIKSESMQVDDANGCEARSSSTGEGSCMSDQPRDEGPGTPLRGSVITSARELHTGPEDGGQVAGNSPDSFPGISEKHLSSIYSAPSNHTGEGMLPVSVSVAPSLGVPLDPRAYSGLLHQGLLHRELLSRLGQFAAGMRHEGQAQGQQCCGECGLQLHSRQAMEQHRRLHNEEKGHGCEYCGKHFQDSMRLRMHMLSHTAPAEALVCDQCGATFSSEDALEAHRQTHTGTDMAVFCLLCAKRFQTQKALQQHMEVHAGMHSYICSHCERPFPSHTTLKRHLRSHTGDHPFECEFCGSCFRDDGTLRGHKRIHTGEKPYECNGCGKRFSLKHQLETHYRVHTGEKPFECKLCHQRSRDYSAMIKHLRTHNGASPYQCTICQDFCPSLAAMQKHMKGHKPEDVPADWRIEKTYLYVCYV; this comes from the exons ATGGGTGTGCTCCAGCTCCACAATCCCACTCACCCCAGCACGCTTCTGCAGCGGGCCAATCAGATGCGTCTGACCGGCACcttgtgtgatgtcatcatcaCAGTGGACGGCCAGGAGTTCCCGGCGCACCGAACCGTCCTGGCCTGCACCAGTAAAATGTTCGAGATCTTGTTCCACCGCAGCAGCTTGCGCTACGCCCTGGACTTCCTGTCCCCCAAGACCTTCCAGCAGATCCTGGAGTACGCCTACACCGCCTCGCTCCAGGCCACAGCCGAGGACCTGGACGACCTGCTGTACGCCGCTGAGATCCTGGAGATAGAGTACCTGGAGGAGCAGTGTCTGAAAGTGCTGGAGACCATCCAGGCGGAGGAGACGGAGGAGGTGGCAACGAGGACTCACAGCTCTGGAGACCACAGTGACCACAGCCGGGCCAGACACTGGAGGCACATGTTGATGTCCAAGAAGCATTCCATACAGGATGGACCCAACCGCATCACTCCCACCGCCCTGCACCACCTGGCGCTGTACCACATGACAGAGGGAGGCTCTCCTGGCCCAGAGTCCGAGGCGCCTCCTAAATTGAGCCCCAAGATGGACACGGAGGTCGACATGGAGAACTCCCAGCAGCCTCAGCGCCACAGTGCAGAGTTATCCCAGGCCTCATCCCTGGATCCCGGCAGAAGTATAAAATCGGAGAGCATGCAGGTGGATGATGCCAACGGCTGCGAGGCCAGGTCCTCCAGCACCGGTGAGGGAAGCTGCATGTCCGACCAGCCCAGAGACGAGGGCCCGGGGACACCCCTGAGAGGCAGCGTGATCACCAGCGCCCGAGAGCTGCACACAGGCCCCGAAGATGGAGGACAAGTGGCGGGGAACTCTCCCGACTCTTTCCCCGGGATCTCTGAGAAGCATCTGTCCTCCATATACTCTGCACCCTCCAACCACACAGGGGAGGGGATGCTGCCAGTGTCCGTTTCAGTGGCCCCGTCCCTGGGCGTGCCGCTGGACCCGAGGGCCTACAGCGGCCTGCTGCACCAAGGCTTGCTGCACAGGGAGCTCCTCAGCAGGCTGGGCCAGTTTGCTGCAGGGATGAGGCACGAGGGCCAGGCTCAAGGCCAGCAGTGTTGTGGCGAGTGCGGGCTTCAGCTGCACAGCAGGCAGGCCATGGAGCAGCACAG GAGGCTGCATAACGAGGAGAAAGGCCACGGCTGTGAATATTGTGGCAAACACTTCCAGGACAGCATGCGGCTAAGGATGCACATGCTGTCTCACACAG CTCCTGCAGAGGCGCTGGTGTgtgatcagtgtggagcaacaTTCTCCTCAGAGGATGCTCTGGAAGCccacaggcaaacacacacag GGACTGACATGGCGGTGTTCTGTCTGCTGTGTGCAAAGCGCTTCCAGACCCAGAAggccctgcagcagcacatggaGGTCCATGCAGGCATGCACAGCTACATCTGTAGCCACTGTGAGCGCCCCTTCCCCAGCCACACTACTCTCAAAAGACACTTGCGCTCGCACACGG GCGATCACCCGTTTGAGTGTGAATTCTGCGGGAGCTGTTTCAGAGACGACGGCACACTGAGGGGCCATAAACgcatccacacaggagagaagccTTACGAGTGCAACGGCTGCGGGAAGAGGTTCAGCCTCAAGCACCAGCTAGAAACACACTACCGTGTACATACAG GTGAGAAGCCATTTGAGTGTAAGCTGTGTCACCAACGGTCCAGAGACTACTCGGCTATGATCAAGCACCTGCGCACTCACAACGGAGCGTCTCCGTACCAGTGCACCATCTGCCAGGACTTCTGCCCGAGCCTGGCCGCCATGCAGAAGCACATGAAGGGCCACAAACCAGAGGATGTGCCGGCGGACTGGAGGATAGAAAAGACTTATCTGTACGTCTGTTACGTCTGA